Proteins from a genomic interval of Zingiber officinale cultivar Zhangliang chromosome 1B, Zo_v1.1, whole genome shotgun sequence:
- the LOC122021285 gene encoding heavy metal-associated isoprenylated plant protein 36-like has protein sequence MYHPTQYPTPLLYHTYAYIQILPLSFLSIYHAAPRHEQTLLQTTKSQLLLLSAMAAAEECVEPLKYQTWILKVSIHCQGCKKKVKKVLQTMEGVYKTTVDSQQHKVVVTGNVEAEMLIKRLLIKAGKQAELWQEKKPPFAAQVKAADVHKKNKNSNDKMHDESPTQTGTSIESKRVDFPVSQNAAGGGKAAKNGRKDSPPPPGDDRQGVKKAAEASSGVGGGKKKAKKTEKDNGDHDGNNRGGGGKTKSKSGGRAEVTAAQEEYDEKEVSNNVGGTASLLPPEASDYPLQMPSYVVSYSLMQPSVSFGGAVHQEFPVLQNGYMYSPPAPVPVASVAGSYCYYSGDDYSGICSIM, from the exons ATGTATCATCCCACCCAATACCCAACTCCCTTGCTCTATCATACATACGCATATATACAAATACTTCCCCTGAGCTTCCTCTCTATATATCATGCCGCGCCGCGCCACGAACAGACATTGCTCCAAACCACCAAGTCCCAGTTGTTGTTGTTGTCCGCCATGGCAGCAGCTGAAGAGTGCGTAGAGCCACTCAAGTATCAG ACTTGGATTCTCAAGGTTTCTATCCACTGCCAAGGCTGCAAGAAGAAGGTCAAGAAAGTCCTCCAAACCATGGAAG GAGTTTACAAGACTACGGTGGATTCGCAGCAGCACAAGGTGGTGGTGACCGGCAATGTGGAGGCGGAGATGCTAATCAAGCGACTCCTCATCAAAGCCGGCAAGCAAGCAGAGCTCTGGCAGGAGAAGAAGCCGCCTTTCGCCGCACAGGTGAAGGCGGCCGATGTTCACAAAAAGAACAAAAACAGCAACGACAAAATGCACGACGAGTCACCGACGCAGACCGGCACTAGCATTGAGAGCAAACGCGTCGATTTCCCTGTTTCACAGAACGCAGCCGGTGGTGGGAAAGCCGCCAAGAATGGCAGGAAGGACTCTCCTCCACCGCCGGGGGACGATCGCCAAGGAGTGAAGAAGGCGGCGGAGGCGTCTTCCGGTGTCGGCGGCGGCAAAAAGAAGGCTAAGAAGACGGAAAAGGACAACGGTGACCATGACGGTAACAACCGCGGTGGCGGCGGCAAGACAAAAAGCAAGAGTGGAGGCAGAGCCGAAGTAACTGCGGCTCAGGAAGAGTACGATGAGAAAGAAGTCTCCAACAACGTCGGAGGGACAGCTTCGCTGCTGCCGCCGGAAGCGTCCGATTACCCACTTCAAATGCCGTCGTACGTGGTGAGCTACAGCTTGATGCAACCGAGCGTGAGCTTCGGCGGAGCGGTCCACCAGGAATTTCCGGTGCTGCAGAACGGGTACATGTACTCTCCACCGGCTCCGGTTCCGGTGGCGTCGGTGGCAGGTTCGTATTGTTATTACTCCGGTGATGATTACTCCGGCATATGCAGCATCATGTAA